A genome region from Pangasianodon hypophthalmus isolate fPanHyp1 chromosome 11, fPanHyp1.pri, whole genome shotgun sequence includes the following:
- the gatad2ab gene encoding GATA zinc finger domain containing 2Ab isoform X4, with translation MSEEAVRQTRSQKRALEREAPALDGDTKRVKLERGELGSSKVANILKAGEVKATIKVEVQADDEPVDMRTPRSEIKKERPPTPDDIIVLSDNEPGSPQINGISHSLKKTDTEMLMKSSPEERRRFIKQLKEELRLQEAKLVLLKKLRQSQIQKESVVQKTTNSTSNPPPLVRGSISSSKAPLQVSSNRSSGTVIPPPLVRGGTQVSKHTSIVMPPLVRGSQIATLRQQQHSGSGPPPLLLGPRTSVPNVQVQGQRIIQQGLIRVANVANTNVLVSIPQGSPTGLKGSSVSSQSSIGTNTSTVNANDSPASRQAAAKLALRKQLEKTLLEIPPPKPPAPELNFLPSAANNEFIYLVGLEMVVQNLLDLAKSKQQPQQGSPPVAPPVKEPFTCTQCHTDFTSRWRQDKSNSSILCEQCMSSNQKKALKAEHTNRLKAAFVKALQQEQEIEQRILQQSSSSSPKSSAASSSSSSSPVVKSEQHVLVSPQYKTGRSSLPQQQSNRATAVSRYHSSTIKQSPGQVVRNVPQAVVSVSSRGMNRSFSTSSQLQNAVAAAALVSRPGKHAGRAGPNSSSSRASSSSSSSKANTNVWRKQSTPTGVTMAYVNPSLSVLKTTSPADRQREYLLDMIPSRSISQTTNNWK, from the exons ATGTCTGAGGAGGCGGTGCGCCAGACACGCAGCCAGAAGAGGGCACTGGAGCGGGAGGCGCCGGCCCTCGATGGAGACACGAAACGGGTGAAGCTGGAAAGGGGGGAACTCGGTTCTAGCAAAGTGGCAAACATCCTGAAGGCCGGCGAGGTGAAAGCCACCATCAAAGTGGAGGTGCAGGCAGACGATGAGCCTGTGGACATGAGGACGCCCCGCAG cgaaataaaaaaagaaaggccaCCGACACCAGATGACATAATTGTTTTATCAGACAATGAGCCTGGCAGTCCACAAATAAATGGAATCAGCCACAGCTTGAAGAAAACAGACACCGAGATGCTCATG AAGAGTAGCCCTGAAGAGCGCCGGAGGTTTATCAAGCAGCTAAAGGAGGAGCTGCGTCTGCAAGAGGCCAAGCTGGTGCTGCTCAAGAAACTCCGTCAGAGCCAAATCCAGAAGGAGAGCGTGGTGCAGAAG ACGACCAATTCCACATCCAATCCCCCACCTCTTGTAAGAGGCAGCATTTCATCTAGCAAAGCCCCGCTGCAG GTGTCGTCTAATAGAAGCTCAGGCACGGTCATTCCTCCTCCTCTGGTGCGGGGTGGTACCCAGGTTTCCAAGCATACATCAATAGTGATGCCACCCTTAGTCAGAGGCTCACAG ATAGCCACGTTGCGTCAGCAGCAGCACTCTGGCTCTGGTCCTCCTCCTCTGCTGCTGGGTCCTCGCACATCTGTGCCCAATGTCCAGGTGCAGGGTCAGAGGATCATCCAGCAGGGCCTGATACGTGTGGCCAACGTAGCCAACACCAATGTCCTGGTCAGCATCCCAcag GGCTCGCCCACTGGGTTGAAGGGTTCTTCAGTCTCCTCGCAGTCAAGCATTGGTACCAACACCTCCACGGTCAATGCCAATGACTCTCCTGCCAGCCGACAGGCTGCTGCCAAACTGGCCCTGCGGAAGCAGCTGGAAAAAACCCTGCTGGAGATCCCTCCTCCAAAACCCCCCGCACCAGAACTCAACTTCCTCCCCTCGGCTGCCAACAATGAGTTTATCTACCTGGTGGGACTGGAAATGGTGGTGCAGAACCTGCTGGATCTGGCCAAAA GCAAACAGCAGCCTCAACAGGGCAGCCCTCCAGTAGCTCCACCTGTGAAGGAGCCTTTTACGTGTACGCAGTGCCACACAGACTTCACCTCCCGCTGGAGACAGGACAAGAGTAACAGTTCGATCCTGTGTGAGCAGTGTATGAGTTCCAACCAAAAGAAGGCCCTGAAGGCCGAGCACACGAACCGGCTGAAGGCAGCCTTTGTGAAGGCcttgcagcaggagcaggagatCGAGCAGCGCATCCTTCAGCAGTCTTCCTCGTCCTCTCCAAAGAGCTCGGCTGCCTCCTCATCTTCGTCATCCTCGCCAGTGGTGAAGTCGGAGCAGCATGTGCTGGTGTCTCCGCAGTATAAAACGGGACGATCCTCACTGCCTCAGCAGCAGTCAAACAGGGCAACAGCAGTGAGTCGCTACCACTCCAGCACCATCAAGCAG AGTCCAGGACAGGTGGTGCGTAATGTGCCCCAGGCGGTGGTCAGCGTGAGTTCACGTGGCATGAACCGCAGCTTCTCCACGTCCAGCCAGCTGCAGAATGCAGTTGCGGCCGCCGCGCTGGTCAGCAGGCCAGGTAAGCATGCTGGGAGGGCTGGGCCaaatagcagcagcagcagagccagcagcagcagcagcagcagcaaggCCAACACCAATGTCTGGAGGAAACAGAGCACACCCACAG GTGTCACTATGGCCTATGTCAACCCGAGCCTGTCCGTACTCAAGACAACTTCTCCAGCAGATCGTCAGCGGGAGTATCTCCTTGACATGATCCCGTCCCGCTCCATCTCCCAGACGACAAATAATTGGAAATAA
- the gatad2ab gene encoding GATA zinc finger domain containing 2Ab isoform X2, producing the protein MSEEAVRQTRSQKRALEREAPALDGDTKRVKLERGELGSSKVANILKAGEVKATIKVEVQADDEPVDMRTPRSEIKKERPPTPDDIIVLSDNEPGSPQINGISHSLKKTDTEMLMKSSPEERRRFIKQLKEELRLQEAKLVLLKKLRQSQIQKESVVQKTTNSTSNPPPLVRGSISSSKAPLQVSSNRSSGTVIPPPLVRGGTQVSKHTSIVMPPLVRGSQPIAVTPQQIATLRQQQHSGSGPPPLLLGPRTSVPNVQVQGQRIIQQGLIRVANVANTNVLGSPTGLKGSSVSSQSSIGTNTSTVNANDSPASRQAAAKLALRKQLEKTLLEIPPPKPPAPELNFLPSAANNEFIYLVGLEMVVQNLLDLAKSKQQPQQGSPPVAPPVKEPFTCTQCHTDFTSRWRQDKSNSSILCEQCMSSNQKKALKAEHTNRLKAAFVKALQQEQEIEQRILQQSSSSSPKSSAASSSSSSSPVVKSEQHVLVSPQYKTGRSSLPQQQSNRATAVSRYHSSTIKQSPGQVVRNVPQAVVSVSSRGMNRSFSTSSQLQNAVAAAALVSRPGKHAGRAGPNSSSSRASSSSSSSKANTNVWRKQSTPTGVTMAYVNPSLSVLKTTSPADRQREYLLDMIPSRSISQTTNNWK; encoded by the exons ATGTCTGAGGAGGCGGTGCGCCAGACACGCAGCCAGAAGAGGGCACTGGAGCGGGAGGCGCCGGCCCTCGATGGAGACACGAAACGGGTGAAGCTGGAAAGGGGGGAACTCGGTTCTAGCAAAGTGGCAAACATCCTGAAGGCCGGCGAGGTGAAAGCCACCATCAAAGTGGAGGTGCAGGCAGACGATGAGCCTGTGGACATGAGGACGCCCCGCAG cgaaataaaaaaagaaaggccaCCGACACCAGATGACATAATTGTTTTATCAGACAATGAGCCTGGCAGTCCACAAATAAATGGAATCAGCCACAGCTTGAAGAAAACAGACACCGAGATGCTCATG AAGAGTAGCCCTGAAGAGCGCCGGAGGTTTATCAAGCAGCTAAAGGAGGAGCTGCGTCTGCAAGAGGCCAAGCTGGTGCTGCTCAAGAAACTCCGTCAGAGCCAAATCCAGAAGGAGAGCGTGGTGCAGAAG ACGACCAATTCCACATCCAATCCCCCACCTCTTGTAAGAGGCAGCATTTCATCTAGCAAAGCCCCGCTGCAG GTGTCGTCTAATAGAAGCTCAGGCACGGTCATTCCTCCTCCTCTGGTGCGGGGTGGTACCCAGGTTTCCAAGCATACATCAATAGTGATGCCACCCTTAGTCAGAGGCTCACAG CCCATTGCTGTGACTCCTCAGCAGATAGCCACGTTGCGTCAGCAGCAGCACTCTGGCTCTGGTCCTCCTCCTCTGCTGCTGGGTCCTCGCACATCTGTGCCCAATGTCCAGGTGCAGGGTCAGAGGATCATCCAGCAGGGCCTGATACGTGTGGCCAACGTAGCCAACACCAATGTCCTG GGCTCGCCCACTGGGTTGAAGGGTTCTTCAGTCTCCTCGCAGTCAAGCATTGGTACCAACACCTCCACGGTCAATGCCAATGACTCTCCTGCCAGCCGACAGGCTGCTGCCAAACTGGCCCTGCGGAAGCAGCTGGAAAAAACCCTGCTGGAGATCCCTCCTCCAAAACCCCCCGCACCAGAACTCAACTTCCTCCCCTCGGCTGCCAACAATGAGTTTATCTACCTGGTGGGACTGGAAATGGTGGTGCAGAACCTGCTGGATCTGGCCAAAA GCAAACAGCAGCCTCAACAGGGCAGCCCTCCAGTAGCTCCACCTGTGAAGGAGCCTTTTACGTGTACGCAGTGCCACACAGACTTCACCTCCCGCTGGAGACAGGACAAGAGTAACAGTTCGATCCTGTGTGAGCAGTGTATGAGTTCCAACCAAAAGAAGGCCCTGAAGGCCGAGCACACGAACCGGCTGAAGGCAGCCTTTGTGAAGGCcttgcagcaggagcaggagatCGAGCAGCGCATCCTTCAGCAGTCTTCCTCGTCCTCTCCAAAGAGCTCGGCTGCCTCCTCATCTTCGTCATCCTCGCCAGTGGTGAAGTCGGAGCAGCATGTGCTGGTGTCTCCGCAGTATAAAACGGGACGATCCTCACTGCCTCAGCAGCAGTCAAACAGGGCAACAGCAGTGAGTCGCTACCACTCCAGCACCATCAAGCAG AGTCCAGGACAGGTGGTGCGTAATGTGCCCCAGGCGGTGGTCAGCGTGAGTTCACGTGGCATGAACCGCAGCTTCTCCACGTCCAGCCAGCTGCAGAATGCAGTTGCGGCCGCCGCGCTGGTCAGCAGGCCAGGTAAGCATGCTGGGAGGGCTGGGCCaaatagcagcagcagcagagccagcagcagcagcagcagcagcaaggCCAACACCAATGTCTGGAGGAAACAGAGCACACCCACAG GTGTCACTATGGCCTATGTCAACCCGAGCCTGTCCGTACTCAAGACAACTTCTCCAGCAGATCGTCAGCGGGAGTATCTCCTTGACATGATCCCGTCCCGCTCCATCTCCCAGACGACAAATAATTGGAAATAA
- the gatad2ab gene encoding GATA zinc finger domain containing 2Ab isoform X1, whose protein sequence is MSEEAVRQTRSQKRALEREAPALDGDTKRVKLERGELGSSKVANILKAGEVKATIKVEVQADDEPVDMRTPRSEIKKERPPTPDDIIVLSDNEPGSPQINGISHSLKKTDTEMLMKSSPEERRRFIKQLKEELRLQEAKLVLLKKLRQSQIQKESVVQKTTNSTSNPPPLVRGSISSSKAPLQVSSNRSSGTVIPPPLVRGGTQVSKHTSIVMPPLVRGSQPIAVTPQQIATLRQQQHSGSGPPPLLLGPRTSVPNVQVQGQRIIQQGLIRVANVANTNVLVSIPQGSPTGLKGSSVSSQSSIGTNTSTVNANDSPASRQAAAKLALRKQLEKTLLEIPPPKPPAPELNFLPSAANNEFIYLVGLEMVVQNLLDLAKSKQQPQQGSPPVAPPVKEPFTCTQCHTDFTSRWRQDKSNSSILCEQCMSSNQKKALKAEHTNRLKAAFVKALQQEQEIEQRILQQSSSSSPKSSAASSSSSSSPVVKSEQHVLVSPQYKTGRSSLPQQQSNRATAVSRYHSSTIKQSPGQVVRNVPQAVVSVSSRGMNRSFSTSSQLQNAVAAAALVSRPGKHAGRAGPNSSSSRASSSSSSSKANTNVWRKQSTPTGVTMAYVNPSLSVLKTTSPADRQREYLLDMIPSRSISQTTNNWK, encoded by the exons ATGTCTGAGGAGGCGGTGCGCCAGACACGCAGCCAGAAGAGGGCACTGGAGCGGGAGGCGCCGGCCCTCGATGGAGACACGAAACGGGTGAAGCTGGAAAGGGGGGAACTCGGTTCTAGCAAAGTGGCAAACATCCTGAAGGCCGGCGAGGTGAAAGCCACCATCAAAGTGGAGGTGCAGGCAGACGATGAGCCTGTGGACATGAGGACGCCCCGCAG cgaaataaaaaaagaaaggccaCCGACACCAGATGACATAATTGTTTTATCAGACAATGAGCCTGGCAGTCCACAAATAAATGGAATCAGCCACAGCTTGAAGAAAACAGACACCGAGATGCTCATG AAGAGTAGCCCTGAAGAGCGCCGGAGGTTTATCAAGCAGCTAAAGGAGGAGCTGCGTCTGCAAGAGGCCAAGCTGGTGCTGCTCAAGAAACTCCGTCAGAGCCAAATCCAGAAGGAGAGCGTGGTGCAGAAG ACGACCAATTCCACATCCAATCCCCCACCTCTTGTAAGAGGCAGCATTTCATCTAGCAAAGCCCCGCTGCAG GTGTCGTCTAATAGAAGCTCAGGCACGGTCATTCCTCCTCCTCTGGTGCGGGGTGGTACCCAGGTTTCCAAGCATACATCAATAGTGATGCCACCCTTAGTCAGAGGCTCACAG CCCATTGCTGTGACTCCTCAGCAGATAGCCACGTTGCGTCAGCAGCAGCACTCTGGCTCTGGTCCTCCTCCTCTGCTGCTGGGTCCTCGCACATCTGTGCCCAATGTCCAGGTGCAGGGTCAGAGGATCATCCAGCAGGGCCTGATACGTGTGGCCAACGTAGCCAACACCAATGTCCTGGTCAGCATCCCAcag GGCTCGCCCACTGGGTTGAAGGGTTCTTCAGTCTCCTCGCAGTCAAGCATTGGTACCAACACCTCCACGGTCAATGCCAATGACTCTCCTGCCAGCCGACAGGCTGCTGCCAAACTGGCCCTGCGGAAGCAGCTGGAAAAAACCCTGCTGGAGATCCCTCCTCCAAAACCCCCCGCACCAGAACTCAACTTCCTCCCCTCGGCTGCCAACAATGAGTTTATCTACCTGGTGGGACTGGAAATGGTGGTGCAGAACCTGCTGGATCTGGCCAAAA GCAAACAGCAGCCTCAACAGGGCAGCCCTCCAGTAGCTCCACCTGTGAAGGAGCCTTTTACGTGTACGCAGTGCCACACAGACTTCACCTCCCGCTGGAGACAGGACAAGAGTAACAGTTCGATCCTGTGTGAGCAGTGTATGAGTTCCAACCAAAAGAAGGCCCTGAAGGCCGAGCACACGAACCGGCTGAAGGCAGCCTTTGTGAAGGCcttgcagcaggagcaggagatCGAGCAGCGCATCCTTCAGCAGTCTTCCTCGTCCTCTCCAAAGAGCTCGGCTGCCTCCTCATCTTCGTCATCCTCGCCAGTGGTGAAGTCGGAGCAGCATGTGCTGGTGTCTCCGCAGTATAAAACGGGACGATCCTCACTGCCTCAGCAGCAGTCAAACAGGGCAACAGCAGTGAGTCGCTACCACTCCAGCACCATCAAGCAG AGTCCAGGACAGGTGGTGCGTAATGTGCCCCAGGCGGTGGTCAGCGTGAGTTCACGTGGCATGAACCGCAGCTTCTCCACGTCCAGCCAGCTGCAGAATGCAGTTGCGGCCGCCGCGCTGGTCAGCAGGCCAGGTAAGCATGCTGGGAGGGCTGGGCCaaatagcagcagcagcagagccagcagcagcagcagcagcagcaaggCCAACACCAATGTCTGGAGGAAACAGAGCACACCCACAG GTGTCACTATGGCCTATGTCAACCCGAGCCTGTCCGTACTCAAGACAACTTCTCCAGCAGATCGTCAGCGGGAGTATCTCCTTGACATGATCCCGTCCCGCTCCATCTCCCAGACGACAAATAATTGGAAATAA
- the gatad2ab gene encoding GATA zinc finger domain containing 2Ab isoform X3, producing MSEEAVRQTRSQKRALEREAPALDGDTKRVKLERGELGSSKVANILKAGEVKATIKVEVQADDEPVDMRTPRSEIKKERPPTPDDIIVLSDNEPGSPQINGISHSLKKTDTEMLMKSSPEERRRFIKQLKEELRLQEAKLVLLKKLRQSQIQKESVVQKTTNSTSNPPPLVRGSISSSKAPLQVSSNRSSGTVIPPPLVRGGTQVSKHTSIVMPPLVRGSQQIATLRQQQHSGSGPPPLLLGPRTSVPNVQVQGQRIIQQGLIRVANVANTNVLVSIPQGSPTGLKGSSVSSQSSIGTNTSTVNANDSPASRQAAAKLALRKQLEKTLLEIPPPKPPAPELNFLPSAANNEFIYLVGLEMVVQNLLDLAKSKQQPQQGSPPVAPPVKEPFTCTQCHTDFTSRWRQDKSNSSILCEQCMSSNQKKALKAEHTNRLKAAFVKALQQEQEIEQRILQQSSSSSPKSSAASSSSSSSPVVKSEQHVLVSPQYKTGRSSLPQQQSNRATAVSRYHSSTIKQSPGQVVRNVPQAVVSVSSRGMNRSFSTSSQLQNAVAAAALVSRPGKHAGRAGPNSSSSRASSSSSSSKANTNVWRKQSTPTGVTMAYVNPSLSVLKTTSPADRQREYLLDMIPSRSISQTTNNWK from the exons ATGTCTGAGGAGGCGGTGCGCCAGACACGCAGCCAGAAGAGGGCACTGGAGCGGGAGGCGCCGGCCCTCGATGGAGACACGAAACGGGTGAAGCTGGAAAGGGGGGAACTCGGTTCTAGCAAAGTGGCAAACATCCTGAAGGCCGGCGAGGTGAAAGCCACCATCAAAGTGGAGGTGCAGGCAGACGATGAGCCTGTGGACATGAGGACGCCCCGCAG cgaaataaaaaaagaaaggccaCCGACACCAGATGACATAATTGTTTTATCAGACAATGAGCCTGGCAGTCCACAAATAAATGGAATCAGCCACAGCTTGAAGAAAACAGACACCGAGATGCTCATG AAGAGTAGCCCTGAAGAGCGCCGGAGGTTTATCAAGCAGCTAAAGGAGGAGCTGCGTCTGCAAGAGGCCAAGCTGGTGCTGCTCAAGAAACTCCGTCAGAGCCAAATCCAGAAGGAGAGCGTGGTGCAGAAG ACGACCAATTCCACATCCAATCCCCCACCTCTTGTAAGAGGCAGCATTTCATCTAGCAAAGCCCCGCTGCAG GTGTCGTCTAATAGAAGCTCAGGCACGGTCATTCCTCCTCCTCTGGTGCGGGGTGGTACCCAGGTTTCCAAGCATACATCAATAGTGATGCCACCCTTAGTCAGAGGCTCACAG CAGATAGCCACGTTGCGTCAGCAGCAGCACTCTGGCTCTGGTCCTCCTCCTCTGCTGCTGGGTCCTCGCACATCTGTGCCCAATGTCCAGGTGCAGGGTCAGAGGATCATCCAGCAGGGCCTGATACGTGTGGCCAACGTAGCCAACACCAATGTCCTGGTCAGCATCCCAcag GGCTCGCCCACTGGGTTGAAGGGTTCTTCAGTCTCCTCGCAGTCAAGCATTGGTACCAACACCTCCACGGTCAATGCCAATGACTCTCCTGCCAGCCGACAGGCTGCTGCCAAACTGGCCCTGCGGAAGCAGCTGGAAAAAACCCTGCTGGAGATCCCTCCTCCAAAACCCCCCGCACCAGAACTCAACTTCCTCCCCTCGGCTGCCAACAATGAGTTTATCTACCTGGTGGGACTGGAAATGGTGGTGCAGAACCTGCTGGATCTGGCCAAAA GCAAACAGCAGCCTCAACAGGGCAGCCCTCCAGTAGCTCCACCTGTGAAGGAGCCTTTTACGTGTACGCAGTGCCACACAGACTTCACCTCCCGCTGGAGACAGGACAAGAGTAACAGTTCGATCCTGTGTGAGCAGTGTATGAGTTCCAACCAAAAGAAGGCCCTGAAGGCCGAGCACACGAACCGGCTGAAGGCAGCCTTTGTGAAGGCcttgcagcaggagcaggagatCGAGCAGCGCATCCTTCAGCAGTCTTCCTCGTCCTCTCCAAAGAGCTCGGCTGCCTCCTCATCTTCGTCATCCTCGCCAGTGGTGAAGTCGGAGCAGCATGTGCTGGTGTCTCCGCAGTATAAAACGGGACGATCCTCACTGCCTCAGCAGCAGTCAAACAGGGCAACAGCAGTGAGTCGCTACCACTCCAGCACCATCAAGCAG AGTCCAGGACAGGTGGTGCGTAATGTGCCCCAGGCGGTGGTCAGCGTGAGTTCACGTGGCATGAACCGCAGCTTCTCCACGTCCAGCCAGCTGCAGAATGCAGTTGCGGCCGCCGCGCTGGTCAGCAGGCCAGGTAAGCATGCTGGGAGGGCTGGGCCaaatagcagcagcagcagagccagcagcagcagcagcagcagcaaggCCAACACCAATGTCTGGAGGAAACAGAGCACACCCACAG GTGTCACTATGGCCTATGTCAACCCGAGCCTGTCCGTACTCAAGACAACTTCTCCAGCAGATCGTCAGCGGGAGTATCTCCTTGACATGATCCCGTCCCGCTCCATCTCCCAGACGACAAATAATTGGAAATAA